In the genome of Rhizobium etli 8C-3, one region contains:
- a CDS encoding AsmA-like C-terminal region-containing protein produces MIGRFLVFLGGVIVVVLFVALLAPLFIDWTDFRRNFEEQASRIIGKKVTVHGTVDARLLPFPSVTLHDVRVGQESDGQPTVQVEQFAMDAELAPFLSGEALIFDMRVVNPKLRLRLLKDGTLDWMRGSRPEIPAKTVVLESVHVTGGDVKFIDDQSGRARTITGLNAEMSARSLAGPWRIEGDAALDGEHGSFLISSGQPDETGTLQVRTQLIPDERPVKIDLDGQLRFADRKPNYQGLMSAAFENRGAAKSDDKNALPPRVKGRFELTNDRIRLSEYRMEIGSVEDPYVITGEATLDTGNAPEFLLIADGQQIDVNRIGNQGAGGKTARDPGLSARQRLNSLISIIAQIPVPQVQGKASVKLPAIVAGDTTIRDVQLDLQPAGNGWTIDHAVGTLPGRTQVEGQGQLTLRGEPSFNGNITVASNQPSGLASWLAGSVDPAIRQLKQAGFSADVSLTHQQQRFDNLEIAIGPATLKGKLERQALENQPPLLNVDLAGDALDLDALRALTGLFTGQDAGENVLDHKITAQLKADKFSAFGVEAENVETSFTIADGALAVDKLVAKNLAGAELTATGRAEGSLLDYKGSGEITLKSADPGPFFTMLKEHLPQHPVIDRLVRNAAWYTNTALRGALTLGGEEGDGLALTLAGVSNGSRVNLDYRMSDLLALTGKGTTNLEATLENRTTSILFGQAGLDPLPVEADANGRLSLKVQANGTDPADASLTFATDRTSFTANGKVDVRPASFMNGQIGVSLESADLDPYLVMNGIALPQIGTGLPFGLQTTATIDGDKVVLSDLKGHAAENQFAGTMTVNRKTDRTTASGELALDRADATWLGEAVYGPMTDPATGNFSTAALGQPVFKDMDVSLRLSAKAFWPGWSAAVTDFTTNAVYKGDELQLNDMKGGWDGGQLSGNLLFTNAEGIGFFQTKLSLADSDLAGVVWPRDGAPVANGKLGLSLGLEASGKTMTDLVSSLTGSGELRLGETTVRGLNLAILPPLLAATDPMQDQLNAGKIHPIVETLLNNGEAKLPPTGIPFNITDGVLRVQNVTVAHELAKITGNAQLSLPQERINASLNITLNPGEEALAGAEPALRLNYSGLLASPGRTMDVSDIAGYLSLRAFERERRRVERLQSNVLEKQRLRREVALYKFNEAQRAKAAAIEAQRKAEEERLRALAAEAARQKAEAEAKAKAEAEAKAKAEAEAKAAAEEAARRAQQLNQPPPITGNRLNFDALPGVPLPQ; encoded by the coding sequence TTGATAGGCCGGTTCCTCGTCTTTCTGGGGGGAGTGATCGTCGTAGTGCTCTTCGTGGCACTGCTCGCGCCGCTTTTCATCGACTGGACTGACTTCCGCAGGAATTTCGAAGAGCAGGCAAGCCGCATCATCGGCAAGAAGGTGACCGTGCACGGCACGGTCGATGCCCGGCTATTGCCTTTTCCGTCGGTAACGCTGCATGACGTGCGTGTGGGGCAGGAATCCGACGGTCAGCCGACCGTACAGGTCGAGCAATTCGCCATGGATGCCGAACTTGCGCCGTTCCTTTCCGGCGAGGCGCTGATTTTCGATATGCGCGTCGTCAATCCTAAGCTGCGCCTTCGTCTGCTGAAGGACGGCACGCTCGATTGGATGCGCGGCAGCCGGCCCGAGATTCCTGCAAAGACGGTCGTTCTGGAAAGTGTGCATGTCACCGGCGGCGACGTTAAGTTCATCGACGATCAGTCGGGCCGCGCCCGCACCATTACCGGGCTGAACGCCGAAATGTCCGCCCGGTCGCTGGCAGGCCCCTGGCGTATCGAAGGCGATGCAGCGCTCGACGGCGAGCATGGCAGCTTTTTGATCTCCAGCGGGCAGCCCGACGAAACCGGCACGCTGCAGGTCAGGACTCAGCTGATACCGGATGAGCGTCCGGTCAAAATCGATCTCGATGGCCAGCTGAGGTTCGCCGATAGAAAACCGAATTATCAGGGTCTCATGTCGGCTGCCTTCGAGAACCGCGGCGCGGCCAAATCCGACGACAAGAATGCACTGCCGCCGCGCGTCAAGGGCCGCTTCGAACTGACCAACGATCGCATCCGGCTTTCCGAGTACCGGATGGAAATCGGCTCGGTGGAAGATCCTTATGTGATCACCGGCGAGGCGACGCTCGATACGGGCAACGCGCCCGAGTTCCTGCTGATCGCCGACGGCCAGCAGATTGATGTGAACAGGATCGGCAATCAGGGCGCAGGCGGCAAGACAGCGCGCGATCCCGGCCTGTCGGCCCGCCAGCGGCTCAATTCGCTGATCAGCATCATCGCCCAGATTCCCGTGCCGCAGGTGCAGGGCAAGGCGAGCGTCAAGCTGCCGGCGATCGTTGCGGGGGACACCACCATCCGCGACGTGCAGCTCGACCTGCAGCCGGCCGGCAACGGCTGGACGATCGACCATGCCGTCGGAACGCTGCCCGGCCGTACCCAGGTGGAGGGTCAGGGCCAGCTGACGCTCAGAGGTGAGCCTTCCTTCAACGGCAACATTACCGTTGCCTCCAACCAGCCGTCGGGGCTCGCCTCCTGGCTTGCCGGTTCGGTCGATCCCGCGATCCGTCAATTGAAGCAGGCGGGTTTTTCTGCCGACGTCAGCCTGACGCATCAGCAGCAGCGCTTCGATAATCTGGAGATTGCCATCGGCCCCGCTACGCTGAAGGGCAAGCTGGAACGGCAGGCGCTGGAGAACCAGCCGCCCCTGCTGAATGTCGATCTTGCCGGCGATGCGCTCGACCTCGATGCGCTGAGGGCGCTGACTGGTCTGTTCACAGGGCAGGACGCAGGCGAAAACGTGCTCGACCACAAGATCACGGCCCAGCTGAAGGCGGATAAGTTCAGCGCCTTCGGCGTCGAGGCTGAAAATGTCGAGACCAGCTTTACGATTGCCGATGGGGCGCTTGCGGTCGACAAGCTGGTCGCCAAAAATCTGGCAGGTGCCGAACTCACGGCCACCGGTCGGGCCGAAGGATCCTTGCTCGATTACAAGGGCTCGGGGGAAATCACCTTGAAGTCCGCCGATCCGGGACCTTTCTTCACGATGCTCAAGGAGCATCTGCCGCAGCATCCGGTGATAGACCGGCTGGTGCGCAATGCCGCCTGGTACACCAACACGGCGCTGCGCGGTGCGCTGACGCTTGGCGGCGAGGAGGGCGACGGGCTTGCGCTGACGCTTGCCGGCGTTTCCAACGGAAGCCGTGTGAACCTCGACTACCGCATGTCGGATCTGCTGGCGCTGACGGGCAAGGGCACGACCAATCTTGAGGCGACGCTCGAAAACAGAACGACCTCGATCCTGTTCGGGCAGGCAGGGCTCGATCCACTTCCGGTCGAAGCTGATGCCAACGGCCGGCTCTCCCTGAAAGTCCAGGCAAACGGTACAGATCCGGCCGATGCATCGTTGACCTTTGCGACCGACCGGACGTCCTTTACGGCGAATGGCAAGGTCGATGTCCGTCCCGCGAGTTTCATGAACGGCCAGATCGGCGTCTCGCTCGAGAGCGCCGATCTCGATCCATATCTCGTGATGAACGGCATCGCGCTGCCGCAGATCGGAACCGGACTGCCTTTCGGGCTGCAAACAACAGCAACCATCGATGGAGACAAGGTCGTCCTGTCCGACCTTAAGGGCCATGCGGCGGAAAATCAGTTTGCAGGTACAATGACGGTCAATCGCAAGACAGACAGGACGACCGCGAGCGGCGAGCTCGCGCTTGACCGCGCCGATGCGACCTGGCTTGGCGAGGCCGTCTATGGCCCGATGACAGATCCTGCGACAGGCAACTTCTCGACCGCAGCCCTTGGGCAGCCGGTGTTCAAGGACATGGATGTCAGCTTGAGGCTTTCGGCCAAGGCGTTCTGGCCGGGATGGTCGGCGGCCGTAACGGACTTCACCACCAATGCTGTCTACAAGGGCGACGAACTGCAGCTCAACGACATGAAGGGCGGCTGGGACGGCGGCCAGCTTTCCGGCAACCTGCTTTTCACCAATGCCGAGGGCATCGGCTTCTTCCAGACCAAGCTTTCGCTTGCCGATTCCGATCTCGCGGGTGTTGTCTGGCCGCGCGACGGCGCGCCGGTTGCGAACGGCAAGCTCGGGCTTTCTCTCGGCCTGGAAGCGTCCGGCAAGACGATGACGGACCTCGTCAGCTCGCTCACGGGCTCCGGCGAGCTTCGGCTTGGCGAGACCACCGTGCGCGGGCTGAACCTCGCGATCCTGCCGCCGTTACTTGCCGCAACGGATCCGATGCAGGACCAGCTCAACGCCGGAAAGATACATCCGATCGTCGAAACGCTGCTCAACAACGGAGAGGCGAAACTTCCGCCGACGGGTATTCCGTTCAACATCACCGACGGCGTACTTCGCGTGCAAAATGTCACCGTTGCCCACGAACTCGCCAAGATCACCGGCAATGCGCAGCTCAGCCTGCCTCAGGAGCGCATCAACGCATCGCTGAACATCACTCTCAATCCGGGCGAGGAAGCGCTTGCAGGTGCCGAGCCAGCGCTGCGGCTCAACTATTCGGGGTTGCTCGCGTCGCCCGGTCGGACGATGGATGTATCCGATATCGCCGGATACCTGTCACTTCGTGCATTCGAACGTGAACGCCGGCGTGTCGAGCGGCTGCAATCGAACGTCCTGGAAAAGCAGCGATTGCGGCGCGAAGTGGCGCTCTACAAGTTCAACGAAGCGCAACGCGCAAAAGCCGCGGCGATCGAGGCGCAGCGCAAGGCCGAAGAGGAGCGCCTGCGCGCGCTTGCCGCCGAAGCTGCCCGGCAAAAGGCCGAGGCGGAGGCGAAGGCCAAAGCGGAGGCTGAAGCAAAGGCGAAGGCGGAGGCCGAGGCGAAAGCAGCCGCCGAGGAGGCGGCGCGCCGCGCGCAGCAGCTCAACCAGCCGCCACCGATAACGGGCAACCGGCTGAATTTCGATGCCTTGCCGGGCGTGCCGTTGCCGCAGTAG
- a CDS encoding FAD-binding oxidoreductase, with protein MALSDAKAGKRNEEGIFAVVGILKQRFGERFQTGQSFRAQHAHTTTYIPAQLPDGVLFAEMADDVKTAVKVCGEYKVPVIGFGTGSSLEGQVNAPNGGISIDFSRMNRVLEVNAEDLDCTVEPGITREELNVYLRDTGLFFPIDPGANASIGGMASTRASGTNAVRYGTMKDNVLSVTAVTANGKEIRTARRARKSSAGYDLTRLFVGAEGTLGMLTSVTLRLQGIPQKIAGGACSFPTIKAACDAVIMTIQMGIPVARIELLDDVQMRACNAYSGLSYAERPTLFLEFHGSDETVELQSAQFAEIAAECGGGDFLWTANAEERNKLWKARHDAYWACRALAPGLAALSTDVCVPISRLADCVAETQADIQEHGLLAPIVGHAGDGNFHVLLLFDDKTAEGIAVAENFVVRLNQRALAMDGTCTGEHGIGQGKMRFLEQELGGAVDLMRQVKQALDPDNIFNPGKIFHLV; from the coding sequence ATGGCGCTCAGCGACGCAAAGGCTGGAAAACGCAACGAGGAGGGCATTTTTGCCGTCGTCGGCATCTTGAAACAGCGCTTCGGCGAGCGCTTCCAGACCGGCCAATCCTTCCGCGCCCAACATGCGCATACGACCACCTACATACCGGCGCAGCTGCCCGATGGCGTACTGTTTGCCGAGATGGCCGATGACGTAAAGACCGCCGTCAAGGTCTGTGGCGAATACAAGGTGCCGGTGATCGGCTTTGGCACCGGTTCCTCGCTGGAGGGGCAGGTGAATGCCCCCAACGGCGGGATTTCGATCGATTTCAGCCGCATGAACCGAGTTCTCGAAGTGAATGCCGAAGACCTCGATTGTACCGTCGAGCCGGGCATCACACGCGAGGAACTGAACGTTTATCTGCGCGATACCGGCCTGTTTTTCCCCATCGACCCCGGCGCGAATGCCTCGATCGGCGGCATGGCTTCGACGCGAGCGTCCGGAACCAACGCCGTGCGCTATGGCACGATGAAGGACAATGTGCTCTCGGTCACGGCCGTGACGGCCAATGGCAAGGAAATCCGCACCGCTCGCCGAGCGCGCAAATCCTCGGCAGGCTACGACCTGACGCGCCTTTTCGTCGGCGCCGAAGGCACGCTGGGGATGTTGACTTCGGTGACGCTGCGGCTGCAGGGAATTCCCCAGAAGATCGCGGGCGGGGCCTGCTCCTTTCCAACGATCAAGGCCGCCTGCGACGCGGTCATCATGACAATCCAGATGGGCATTCCTGTCGCACGCATAGAATTGCTCGATGACGTGCAGATGCGGGCATGCAACGCCTATTCGGGTCTGAGCTACGCCGAGCGCCCGACGCTCTTCCTGGAATTCCACGGAAGCGACGAGACCGTCGAGCTTCAATCGGCGCAGTTTGCCGAGATAGCGGCCGAATGCGGCGGGGGCGATTTCCTGTGGACGGCAAACGCCGAGGAACGCAACAAGCTGTGGAAGGCACGACATGATGCTTATTGGGCCTGCCGGGCGCTGGCGCCCGGGCTTGCCGCACTTTCGACCGATGTTTGTGTTCCGATATCACGGCTTGCGGATTGTGTTGCCGAGACGCAGGCCGATATCCAGGAACATGGTCTGCTGGCGCCGATTGTCGGCCATGCGGGAGATGGCAATTTCCACGTGCTTCTCCTGTTCGACGACAAGACGGCGGAAGGTATTGCGGTTGCGGAGAATTTCGTCGTACGGCTTAACCAGCGGGCTCTTGCGATGGATGGGACATGCACCGGGGAGCATGGGATAGGACAGGGAAAGATGAGGTTTCTCGAACAGGAACTCGGCGGTGCCGTCGATCTCATGCGGCAGGTCAAGCAGGCGCTCGATCCTGACAATATCTTCAATCCGGGCAAGATTTTTCATCTTGTCTGA